A single genomic interval of Anopheles marshallii chromosome 2, idAnoMarsDA_429_01, whole genome shotgun sequence harbors:
- the LOC128709301 gene encoding uncharacterized protein LOC128709301, which produces MQRCCKTMRNIVNFIAYLNKALRNQFVFGLQNKAIQTRLMEEKELTWEKARTKALAKEATQKGIEIVRSEAADINFVEKSKTQEGKLREKEFVEISQTSEGRQMNSKWTAVKCYRCGSDGHVAYNCRHVITTCPKCNKVGHLHRVLQYIKQNGERRSRNQR; this is translated from the coding sequence ATGCAAAGGTGTTGCAAAACGATGCGAAATATTGTGAATTTTATAGCCTATCTTAACAAAGCCCTGCGGAATCAATTTGTATTTGGCCTGCAAAACAAAGCCATACAAACCAGATTGATGGAGGAAAAGGAGCTGACGTGGGAAAAAGCTAGAACCAAGGCTTTAGCTAaggaagcaacacaaaaagggATAGAAATAGTGCGAAGCGAAGCTGCTGACATAAATTTCGTGGAAAAATCAAAGACGCAGGAAGGAAAACTTCGAGAGAAAGAATTCGTCGAAATATCACAGACGTCGGAAGGAAGACAAATGAACTCCAAATGGACAGCGGTAAAGTGTTATCGATGTGGTAGTGATGGCCATGTGGCTTACAATTGTAGACATGTCATCACTACATGCCCTAAATGTAATAAGGTGGGACATCTCCATCGTGTGTTACAgtacatcaaacaaaatggcgaacGTCGTTCGAGAAATCAACGATAG
- the LOC128719532 gene encoding probable chitinase 10 encodes MNSLAATLFVGIVSVTLAFDEECVGKRNGATFADEFSCSRYRICLGGYLSYGECASGLYWDNFRRLCLPPTLVSCTAKLPTTIQTTPYEPPTSDGIILDENHHGLPDDFQNGEYNCPSQSVLSIPHRRSCSQYVLCFDGTAVLQQCAPGLHFNAGQSQCTLPNMANCDLQEHVCPEKDDPLKLVFVADRFDCSKYYYCYNGKFHPHSCAPGLHWDPVNNWCTTIAESKCQNFTPYKEVNEPTLVPKKVSCMDDQARWVKHPKSERHYYLCYKGKSMLKRCDDGLIWDEATHSCNYQN; translated from the exons ATGAACTCTCTAGCCGCGACCTTGTTCGTCGGTATCGTGAGTGTCACGCTGGCATTCGATGAAGAATGCGTCGGCAAACGTAACGGAGCCACCTTTGCCGACGAGTTTAGCTGTAGTCGGTACCGTATTTGTCTCGGTGGATATCTGTCGTATGGCGAATGTGCCTCTGGGCTCTATTGGGACAACTTTCGTCGACTGTGTCTGCCACCGACGCTAGTATCTTGCACAGCCAAACTTCCCACAACCATTCAGACAACACCCTACGAGCCGCCTACAAGTGATGGAATAATTCTGGATGAAAATCACCACGGTCTGCCTGATGACTTTCAAAACGGAGAGTATAATTGTCCATCGCAGAGTGTACTAAGCATACCGCATCGACGTAGCTGCTCACAGTACGTTCTGTGCTTCGACGGTACTGCCGTTCTGCAGCAATGTGCTCCAGGACTACACTTCAACGCGGGTCAAAGCCAGTGCACACTACCCAACATGGCGAACTGTGATTTACAGGAACATGTATGCCCTGAGAAGGACGATCCACTAAAGCTTGTGTTTGTTGCCGATCGCTTCGACTGTTCCAA GTATTACTATTGCTACAATGGAAAATTCCATCCACACAGTTGTGCTCCTGGACTTCACTGGGATCCAGTTAACAACTGGTGCACCACAATCGCTGAGTCAAAGTGTCAAAACTTTACTCCCTACAAGGAAGTTAACGAACCGACGCTTGTTCCCAAAAAAGTTAGCTGCATGGATGATCAAGCTCGTTGGGTAAAACATCCAAAGAGTGAACGCCATTATTATCTCTGCTATAAGGGCAAATCCATGCTGAAGCGTTGTGACGATGGTCTCATCTGGGATGAAGCAACACACTCGTGCAACTACCAAAATTGA
- the LOC128719530 gene encoding uncharacterized protein LOC128719530 — protein MTKLLIIASLCCLVGAGVATFQRQSILIQGNFVPRNSSADRGRCQGQPDGTLFPSVNCSNFINCEGGQEQEVACLPVGTMYDYEREVCDHPELVTCWTEENRCTGRQNGTLIPATNCSNFIICMNELENEEVTCAPAGTLFDYQREVCDHPENVQCYEGGACAGRPDGSLAPSRNCSNFFRCENEDIAEEINCQPQGTYFDWQREVCDHPENVECAESGPSGNSTVAPPLPTDEPTRPPLDPSVPVDLCRGVTVGMLEHPTDCTRYVICVLGQPNVQQCPENFIFIAETATCGFGDPVTCVPNSVWIEAYLRATSYVR, from the coding sequence ATGACAAAATTACTCATAATCGCTAGCCTGTGCTGCCTCGTTGGTGCGGGTGTTGCTACTTTCCAGCGTCAATCGATCCTGATACAAGGCAACTTTGTGCCTCGCAACTCATCGGCTGACAGGGGACGGTGTCAAGGTCAACCTGATGGAACACTTTTCCCGTCAGTCAACTGCTCGAACTTTATCAATTGCGAGGGAGGTCAGGAACAAGAAGTTGCATGCCTGCCAGTAGGAACCATGTACGACTATGAACGAGAAGTTTGCGATCATCCAGAACTTGTGACTTGCTGGACGGAAGAAAATCGTTGTACAGGGCGTCAAAACGGGACTCTTATTCCTGCTACAAATTGCTCAAATTTTATAATCTGCATGAACGAGCTAGAAAATGAAGAGGTCACTTGTGCACCCGCTGGTACACTGTTCGATTACCAGAGAGAGGTGTGTGACCATCCTGAGAATGTACAGTGCTACGAAGGTGGTGCTTGTGCTGGTCGTCCTGACGGATCTCTAGCACCTTCTCGAAACTGCAGCAACTTTTTCCGTTGCGAAAATGAAGACATCGCCGAGGAAATCAACTGTCAGCCACAGGGTACATATTTCGACTGGCAGCGGGAGGTATGTGACCATCCGGAAAATGTCGAATGTGCAGAATCGGGACCATCCGGAAACAGTACCGTGGCACCACCGTTGCCAACAGACGAACCAACCCGTCCTCCATTAGATCCAAGTGTTCCAGTGGATCTTTGCCGTGGCGTTACCGTTGGTATGTTAGAACATCCGACAGACTGTACGCGCTACGTTATCTGTGTGTTGGGCCAACCTAATGTACAGCAGTGTCCGGAAAATTTCATCTTTATTGCGGAAACAGCAACCTGCGGTTTCGGTGATCCAGTGACGTGTGTGCCTAACTCAGTTTGGATTGAAGCATACCTACGTGCCACTTCCTACGTTCGCTAA
- the LOC128718224 gene encoding uncharacterized protein LOC128718224, whose translation MKAIGLALIGFFVGTTSARFISDNICLAMPNGQKLPITEDCASYIVCEYNVQKIQHCSFGTLFDPYSMVCNWASFVKCGQTPSLPPFDIPSSSTSLSIPTAPTPTRTTSFRPPPSFPSISTSPVIPTAPTPSRTTSLEPPTGFPSVPTAPTPPPTKSTTTTKKPYQPPYIPTAPTAPPTTRSPAVVTAIPTIRPTSAPRPVSTSPPFYPPKNPYPLCTPEEFSFIAHPSACESYYICAYGKLILHSCGHGVYWNTATNQCDFPENTDCTNLPNPAAPETSTPSAETTTISSTPDCYGSEIFYPNYNDCSQYYICIGLQPILMSCPTNYLWNSNTTQSLVTTILGSLLLVGSIQAYNEICIGVPNLTYVRSPQACYLYYACIDGQAYGYTCPEDLWFSMELQRCVPQDEADCDIEPAPELPEAPPRPPSPECENVPDFTYLPSTLSCQLYYQCIDNFAYRLSCPRGYWFSIELGRCGNRFEVECDIEEPTQTPTAPPGPSEPNLCFGRPNFSYVQSPQFCQLFYYCLNGTPFPMICRNGFFFDENTQDCIPEEETQCNNPGLPGSTPGPTPGICNNVSDGEMVINPQFCNQYYVCVEGTAYPTLCPDGTWFDEEQQSCGNPIDVFCPNGPPTTPTPNVCIDIEDGEYVPSPQRCEAYYVCSGGIGYILYCAPGLWFDQTTRECISPSDAICNVPTPPTPPPTPTIPPTVPPTGPPETGNQQCNGLPNGTYVPSLDDCSRFYICFNEGAYPSNCLGGLLFNPETMLCDLPENVLLYLKFTTMWSIFQVAFQFFLVSQYSALAEDDRCQEVPNLSYIPSPNACYLYYNCIDGNAYPQICPEDEWFSMQQQQCVPKAQSECDLAEPPTLPEAPAPEPSSMCDDIPNFRYVASVESCQWYYQCIDRIAYLLSCPLFFWFDETMQRCGTRYDVDCDQEQTTTYPISTPPTVDPLDICYGQPDTALIPSNTLCERYYSCYQGVAYPNNCPNGLWFNPETGKCDEPENVECAANTISPT comes from the exons ATGAAAG cCATTGGCTTGGCCCTgattgggttttttgttggtacaaCATCAGCGAGATTCATATCGGACAAT ATTTGCCTAGCAATGCCAAATGGACAAAAGTTACCTATCACTGAAGACTGTGCTTCGTACATCGTATGCGAATACAATGTGCAGAAAATTCAACATTGCTCCTTCGGCACGCTGTTTGATCCGTATTCAATGGTGTGCAATTGGGCCTCATTCGTTAAATGTGGTCAAACACCTTCATTACCGCCATTTGATATACCATCATCCTCCACCTCACTTTCCATTCCGACTGCTCCAACACCTACCCGTACGACATCCTTTAGACCACCTCCTAGTTTCCCCAGCATTTCTACCTCGCCTGTCATACCGACGGCTCCCACACCTTCCCGTACGACATCTTTGGAACCTCCTACAGGATTTCCCAGTGTGCCTACCGCCCCTACTCCACCACCGACTAAAAGCACCACGACCACCAAAAAACCATATCAACCACCCTACATTCCCACTGCTCCTACAGCTCCTCCTACAACACGGTCTCCAGCGGTGGTAACTGCCATCCCTACTATTCGGCCAACATCTGCACCACGTCCTGTTAGTACGTCACCACCCTTCTACCCACCGAAAAATCCATACCCACTTTGCACACCAGAAGAGTTTAGCTTCATCGCTCATCCATCCGCTTGTGAAAGCTACTATATTTGTGCCTACGGTAAACTTATCCTGCATAGCTGTGGTCATGGTGTTTACTGGAATACAGCTACAAATCAATGCGACTTTCCGGAAAACACCGACTGCACTAATCTACCTAATCCAGCCGCTCCAGAAACATCGACTCCATCCGCAGAAACAACGACAATATCAAGTACTCCCG ATTGTTATGGAAGTGAAATTTTTTACCCCAATTATAACGACTGTAGCCAGTACTATATATGTATTGGACTGCAACCAATCCTGATGAGTTGCCCGACCAATTACCTATGGAACAGTAATACGACCCAGT CTCTGGTGACGACTATCCTTGGAAGCCTATTACTAGTGGGCTCCATCCAGGCTTACAATGAAATCTGTATTGGTGTACCTAACCTTACTTACGTGAGAAGCCCTCAAGCATGCTACCTTTACTACGCCTGTATAGATGGTCAGGCATATGGATACACATGTCCTGAAGATCTTTGGTTCTCTATGGAGTTGCAACGTTGCGTGCCTCAGGATGAAGCCGACTGTGACATTGAACCTGCACCGGAACTCCCGGAAGCACCGCCAAGACCACCGTCACCAGAATGCGAAAATGTGCCGGATTTTACCTATCTCCCGAGCACTCTGTCTTGTCAATTGTATTACCAATGCATCGACAATTTCGCCTATCGGTTATCGTGTCCGCGCGGATACTGGTTCAGTATTGAGCTCGGCCGTTGCGGTAATCGGTTTGAGGTTGAATGTGACATAGAAGAACCTACACAAACACCTACGGCTCCTCCCGGTCCCTCAGAACCAAATCTTTGTTTTGGTCGTCCCAACTTTTCTTATGTACAAAGCCCACAATTTTGTCAGTTATTCTACTATTGCCTTAATGGTACACCCTTTCCCATGATCTGCCGCAACGGATTCTTCTTCGATGAAAATACGCAGGACTGTATTCCGGAGGAAGAGACACAGTGTAATAATCCTGGTTTACCGGGTTCAACTCCAGGGCCAACACCAGGAATTTGCAACAATGTAAGTGATGGTGAGATGGTTATCAATCCACAGTTCTGCAATCAGTACTATGTCTGTGTGGAAGGCACTGCGTATCCAACACTTTGCCCCGATGGCACATGGTTCGACGAGGAGCAACAATCTTGTGGTAACCCTATTGATGTTTTCTGTCCGAATGGTCCACCGACCACACCGACTCCGAACGTGTGCATCGACATTGAGGATGGTGAGTACGTTCCCAGTCCACAACGTTGTGAAGCATATTATGTTTGCTCGGGTGGTATCGGATATATTCTATACTGCGCACCTGGACTATGGTTCGATCAAACCACTCGCGAGTGCATCTCACCTTCTGATGCTATTTGCAATGTACCGACACCTCCGACTCCACCGCCAACACCAACTATACCACCAACTGTTCCACCTACTGGACCACCGGAAACGGGTAATCAGCAGTGTAATGGACTCCCCAATGGAACCTACGTACCCAGCCTAGACGACTGCAGTCGTTTCTACATCTGCTTCAATGAGGGTGCATATCCGAGCAATTGCCTTGGTGGCTTGTTATTCAACCCGGAAACGATGCTTTGCGACTTGCCGGAAAATGTGCTGT TGTATTTGAAGTTTACTACGATGTGGTCGATATTTCAAGTagcatttcaatttttcttagTATCACAGTACTCCGCTTTGGCTGAGGATGACCGTTGTCAGGAAGTTCCAAACCTGAGCTACATTCCTAGTCCAAACGCTTGCTATTTATACTACAACTGTATCGATGGAAACGCCTATCCACAAATTTGCCCGGAGGATGAATGGTTTtcaatgcagcagcagcagtgcgtGCCGAAAGCTCAATCGGAATGCGACCTAGCCGAACCTCCCACGCTGCCAgaagcaccagcaccagaacCATCTTCTATGTGTGACGATATACCAAACTTTCGTTACGTGGCCAGCGTTGAGTCTTGCCAGTGGTATTACCAGTGTATTGACCGGATAGCATATCTTCTTTCCTGTCCGTTATTTTTCTGGTTTGACGAAACAATGCAGCGATGTGGAACGCGATATGATGTGGATTGTGATCAGGAGCAAACAACCACCTATCCGATCTCAACGCCTCCAACTGTGGATCCTCTCGACATATGTTATGGTCAACCAGACACCGCTTTAATTCCGAGCAACACGCTGTGCGAACGATATTACTCCTGCTATCAGGGGGTAGCTTACCCTAACAATTGTCCAAATGGACTGTGGTTTAATCCAGAAACAGGCAAATGTGACGAACCGGAAAATGTGGAATGTGCAGCTAATACAATATCACCtacataa
- the LOC128719531 gene encoding protein obstructor-E-like, with product MECKWFKALLLVATATALVYSQQPAPNGLCDGVTSNSFVADPEDCTKFYQCNGDTVIHGACPNGMFYHFKDVCSIDSSDCESIAPSVSTTTFTETALTTQAATSTESSLMHNSTDPEAFCLTMDPNLPSFVKSPTNCSEYYICVDHKPILQKCAHGRYWNPVLLYCDDPGIVSCEHDRILDPDEVCQHSQVGTISFTGSPTSCEAYYICLKQKPFLMRCAPGSYWNSETNRCDVADIVKCMVKTPTINHLDELCVKSNDTFISHPAYCDLYLFCRNGKAFTQRCPFLTDWDTISARCVSRILMKCTKKRLH from the exons ATGGAATGTAAGTGGTTTAAAGCCCTATTATTGGTTGCTACAGCAACCGCACTAGTTTATTCTCAACAACCCGCACCAAACGGGTTGTGTGATGGTGTTACAAGTAATTCCTTTGTGGCCGATCCAGAGGATTGTACCAAATTTTATCAGTGCAATGGAGACACAGTCATTCACGGCGCATGCCcgaatggaatgttttatcatttcaaGGATGTATGTAGTATAGATTCATCTGACTGTGAAAGTATAGCACCTTCcgtttcaacaacaacattcacTGAAACTGCATTAACAACACAAGCTGCAACTTCCACCGAATCATCGCTCATGCATAACTCAACTGATCCTGAAGCATTTTGCCTAACTATGGATCCAAATTTACCAAGTTTTGTGAAAAGTCCTACCAATTGTTCAGAGTATTACATCTGTGTCGATCATAAACCAATCCTGCAAAAGTGTGCTCATGGAAGATATTGGAACCCTGTACTACTTTATTGTGACGATCCGGGAATAGTTTCATGTGAACATGATCGTATATTGGATCCCGATGAAGTATGTCAGCACAGCCAAGTTGGTACTATTTCTTTCACCGGCAGTCCCACCAGTTGCGAAGCGTACTACATATGTCTCAAACAGAAACCTTTCCTTATGCGGTGTGCCCCTGGCAGTTATTGGAACAGTGAAACAAATCGATGCGATGTTGCAGATATTGTTAAATGCATG GTAAAAACTCCTACAATAAACCACCTCGATGAACTCTGTGTCAAAAGCAACGACACTTTTATAAGTCATCCTGCATACTGCGATTTGTACTTGTTTTGTCGGAATGGTAAGGCGTTTACGCAACGGTGTCCATTCCTTACCGATTGGGACACAATAAGTGCACGTTGTGTTTCACGAATCCTGatgaaatgtacaaaaaaacgCCTACATTAG
- the LOC128719533 gene encoding protein obstructor-E-like yields the protein MNKKLCILLVFVVLCSATLADKSKEKSKEKSKEKSQEDSGSQEKSNENSSKEELTTESSAMTTVASSDRCAGQPDGTILPSLTTCANFVTCQGEAEAVEATCVPNGTIFDSTRGVCDYEPNVLCTIEAEPTETATTTSESTTAPEPTQTELKGMCKGVIIDMIPHPGNCNKYIICVLGKPNIQSCGKNHIFYSDIKLCAFGDAKKC from the coding sequence ATGAACAAGAAACTGTGCATTCTACTTGTGTTTGTCGTTCTCTGCTCGGCCACCTTGGCCGATAAGAGCAAGGAGAAATCCAAGGAAAAGTCTAAGGAGAAATCCCAAGAAGACTCTGGTTCGCAGGAGAAATCCAACGAAAACTCATCAAAAGAGGAGCTTACTACAGAATCATCGGCTATGACGACGGTAGCTTCCAGTGACAGATGCGCCGGACAGCCTGATGGCACCATACTTCCATCCCTAACTACCTGTGCCAATTTCGTCACCTGTCAAGGGGAAGCAGAAGCTGTTGAAGCTACGTGTGTACCGAATGGCACCATCTTCGACTCGACAAGAGGAGTGTGCGATTACGAGCCAAATGTACTTTGTACGATAGAAGCGGAACCCaccgaaacagcaacaaccactTCGGAATCGACTACCGCTCCGGAACCAACGCAAACCGAGCTGAAGGGTATGTGCAAAGGAGTTATCATTGATATGATTCCTCATCCTGGTAACTGCAATAAGTATATCATTTGTGTTCTGGGCAAGCCTAATATCCAGTCTTGTGGAAAAAATCACATCTTTTACTCGGATATTAAGCTCTGTGCGTTTGGTGATGCCAAAAAATGCTAA
- the LOC128718227 gene encoding peritrophin-44-like, producing the protein MSTVCILLLMSLLGACAAQTLPVCDSKVSSFHADPTNCTRYYSCYQGVATLLSCPDEKYFDSNRTLCDIPANVACTIGPCTGNTGLTAKAIPDVCTSYILCFGDTAYNRTCADGTLFDAAFGDCVMAKDSTCVENPCLTVDPTTALPSTFYPVLNSCKKYIICDKLNPVLRTCAGTTVFSRTVSKCVASTDYVCPPGTQ; encoded by the exons ATGA GTACAGTGTGCATTTTGTTGCTTATGTCGTTACTTGGTGCATGCGCTGCCCAAACACTGCCGGTCTGCGATAGCAAAGTATCTTCCTTTCATGCAGATCCAACGAATTGCACTCGATACTATTCTTGCTATCAGGGTGTAGCCACACTACTGTCATGTCCGGATGAGAAATACTTCGATTCCAACAGAACGCTGTGTGATATTCCAGCAAACGTCGCTTGCACCATTGGCCCTTGCACTGGAAATACTGGACTGACGGCAAAAGCAATTCCAGATGTGTGCACCAGCTACATATTGTGCTTTGGTGACACAGCATATAACAGAACATGTGCTGACGGTACACTATTTGATGCGGCTTTCGGAGACTGCGTGATGGCAAAAGACAGCACTTGTGTGGAGAATCCATGCCTTACGGTCGATCCGACCACAGCCTTACCAAGCACGTTTTACCCGGTGTTGAACTCAtgcaaaaaatacatcatttgCGATAAGCTTAATCCGGTGTTGCGCACATGCGCCGGAACAACCGTATTCAGTCGCACCGTCTCAAAGTGCGTAGCATCTACAGATTATGTTTGCCCACCGGGAACACAGTAA
- the LOC128718225 gene encoding protein obstructor-E-like, which yields MRVFEFLGLMAIIGCATAQTTVDPCVGVVGEDLLPHPNDCTKYFSCYGGKGYEQTCPDGKYFHPREKWCDIPGNVDCVTNNCPPDGIEYLPVPNQCDRYIICVAGEAFEVICSDGLFFDEKLGECNLKNETNCIVNPCIPPPTDPIDTLPIHPNPGNCQQYIICLDDEPIIKDCAPNLFFDPNESKCTIEDNCNPPTTPPVMYEPEMDIW from the exons ATGCGTGTGTTTGAGTTTTTGGGTCTAATGGCTATAATCGGTTGCGCGACAGCACAAACAACGGTGGATCCTTGTGTAGGGGTTGTTGGTGAAGACTTACTGCCTCACCCGAACGATTGCACGAAGTACTTCTCCTGTTATGGCGGCAAAGGCTACGAACAAACCTGTCCTGATGGCAAGTATTTCCATCCAAGGGAAAAATGGTGCGATATTCCTGGCAATGTGGACTGCGTAACGAACAATTGCCCTCCTGATGGTATTGAATATCTACCCGTACCCAACCAGTGTGATCGATACATAATTTGCGTTGCCGGAGAGGCTTTCGAGGTTATTTGCAGTGATGGTTTATTCTTTGACGAAAAGTTGGGAGAGTGCAATTTGAAGAATGAAACTAACTGTATAGTGAATCCTTGCATCCCACCTCCAACGGATCCGATTGATACTCTTCCAATTCACCCGAATCCGGGAAATTGTCAACAGTATATAATTTGCTTGGACGATGAGCCGATTATAAAGGATTGTGCACCAAATCTTTTCTTTGATCCGAATGAATCAAAATGCACAATAGAAGATAATTGCAAT CCGCCTACTACCCCACCAGTGATGTATGAACCTGAAATGGATATTTGGTAG